A stretch of the Actinomyces faecalis genome encodes the following:
- a CDS encoding MFS transporter has product MSTPVPDPPQAQGTPAAQDPALAPCLRPQPSPSARTVLTTRLGHLALAMLAVELMAGMQTYINQTVLPLMATDLGARAHYGLVTAAAMVPTFLTMPLGGAMLQRWRADRLMTVLTTVLVAGAVLGALAPSIGVYVLGEVLRGLAAGALATVSTGVLVAGLPEAWRRLFLAASSAMWIVSSLIGPVYASVLSSAWSWRWALVGYVPVLVAARLVMAREVRGLSVSGDDDAPPWAAALTLAGGVALIGLVPASSAWIWPAGAIGLACAVRACARVFPAGVMRLAPGRPAAVATLAWVCAVYFALDFLISPASHDVLGLGPAAVGWALTANGLAWSAVAMWCGARPARTPRRYLLRGTAGALAFAAGSGLLVMALSSLGPWWLVHAGWTLAGVGMGLTHQDTMIRCVTDPSERGLDSDGLSQTSVATAVTVAGNAGGATLGTLVTSLTAPTAAGVEAAIVVPVAVVLGLLLALTPALAQRAA; this is encoded by the coding sequence GTGAGCACGCCTGTCCCGGATCCCCCACAGGCCCAGGGCACGCCTGCTGCCCAGGACCCTGCCCTCGCGCCGTGTCTGCGGCCCCAGCCCTCACCGTCAGCACGTACAGTCCTCACCACCCGGCTGGGCCACCTGGCCCTCGCCATGCTCGCCGTCGAGCTCATGGCCGGGATGCAGACCTACATCAACCAGACGGTCCTGCCGCTCATGGCCACCGACCTGGGTGCCCGTGCGCACTACGGCCTGGTCACCGCCGCGGCCATGGTCCCGACCTTTCTCACGATGCCGCTGGGCGGGGCGATGCTCCAGCGCTGGCGTGCCGACCGGCTCATGACCGTGCTCACGACCGTCCTCGTGGCCGGAGCCGTCCTCGGCGCGCTGGCTCCGAGCATCGGCGTCTACGTGCTCGGCGAGGTCCTGCGCGGGCTCGCTGCCGGGGCGCTGGCGACCGTGTCCACCGGGGTGCTCGTCGCCGGTCTGCCCGAGGCCTGGCGCAGGCTCTTCCTGGCGGCTTCCTCCGCCATGTGGATCGTCTCCTCGCTCATCGGTCCTGTCTACGCCTCGGTGCTGTCCTCGGCCTGGAGCTGGAGGTGGGCACTGGTGGGGTACGTCCCCGTGCTCGTGGCGGCCCGGCTGGTCATGGCCCGGGAGGTCCGGGGCCTGAGCGTCAGCGGGGACGACGACGCCCCGCCGTGGGCCGCCGCCCTCACCCTGGCGGGAGGGGTAGCGCTGATCGGCCTCGTCCCGGCCTCCTCTGCCTGGATCTGGCCGGCAGGCGCTATCGGCCTGGCCTGCGCGGTGAGGGCCTGCGCCCGGGTCTTCCCCGCCGGCGTCATGCGCCTGGCTCCTGGCCGTCCTGCCGCTGTCGCGACGCTGGCCTGGGTGTGCGCCGTCTACTTCGCCCTGGACTTCCTGATCTCTCCCGCCTCGCACGACGTGCTGGGGCTGGGGCCCGCAGCCGTGGGCTGGGCGCTGACCGCCAACGGGCTGGCGTGGAGCGCCGTCGCCATGTGGTGCGGCGCCAGGCCCGCACGTACACCCCGGCGGTACCTGCTGCGTGGCACGGCTGGCGCCCTGGCCTTTGCCGCAGGCTCCGGCCTCCTCGTCATGGCGCTGAGCAGCCTGGGGCCGTGGTGGCTGGTGCACGCCGGCTGGACGCTGGCCGGGGTCGGAATGGGGCTGACGCACCAGGACACGATGATCCGCTGCGTCACGGACCCCAGCGAGCGAGGGCTCGACAGCGACGGCCTCTCGCAGACGTCTGTGGCCACGGCCGTGACGGTGGCCGGCAACGCCGGCGGAGCGACGCTCGGCACCCTGGTGACGAGCCTGACCGCGCCCACGGCAGCCGGGGTCGAGGCCGCGATCGTGGTCCCGGTCGCGGTGGTGCTCGGGCTCCTGCTCGCGCTCACCCCGGCACTCGCCCAGCGCGCGGCCTGA
- the hflX gene encoding GTPase HflX has product MGTDAPSAEDIVSRILSRHGTALASTAGDHTRHDLADDGALEREARAASRRVASLTTELEDVSEVEYRQIRLEKVVLVGLELPAARPAATTGAAASPSSRHGAALEAADAQDAETSLAELAALAETAGSQVLDALIQKRDHPDPATYLGSGKAKELAEMVAAAGADTVIVDGDLAPSQRRALEDVVQVKVVDRTALILDIFAQHAKSREGKAQVELAQLEYLLPRLRGWGESMSRQAGGRVAGGQGIGSRGPGETKIELDRRRIRDRMARLRREIKAMAPSREVKRGSRRRGPIPSVAIAGYTNAGKSSLMNRLTDAGLMVQDALFATLDPTVRKAETSDGRLYTLTDTVGFVRNLPHELIEAFRSTLEEVAGADVLVHVVDAAHPDPLSQIAAVRAVLAEIPGALEVPELIVLNKADLADAVTLAALRTRLPEAVIVSAATGEGLDELRGRIEQMLPRPDVPVDLVIPYSRGDLVAKVHADGEIDAIEYIEVGTRLRGRVDAPLAAELRGAAVAEGEPGAGATAEPDPADPAAAGQ; this is encoded by the coding sequence ATCGGCACCGACGCGCCCAGCGCCGAGGACATCGTCAGCCGCATCCTCTCCCGCCACGGCACGGCCCTGGCCTCCACGGCCGGCGACCACACCCGTCACGACCTGGCCGACGACGGCGCCCTGGAGCGTGAGGCACGGGCCGCCAGCCGGCGCGTGGCCTCCCTGACCACCGAGCTGGAGGACGTCTCCGAGGTCGAGTACCGCCAGATCCGCCTGGAGAAGGTGGTCCTGGTAGGGCTCGAGCTGCCCGCGGCACGACCGGCGGCGACCACCGGAGCCGCGGCCTCGCCGTCGTCCCGGCACGGAGCGGCCCTGGAGGCGGCTGACGCCCAGGACGCCGAGACCTCGCTGGCTGAGCTCGCCGCCCTGGCCGAGACCGCCGGCTCGCAGGTGCTCGACGCCCTCATCCAGAAGCGCGACCACCCGGACCCCGCCACCTACCTGGGCTCCGGAAAGGCCAAGGAGCTGGCGGAGATGGTGGCCGCCGCAGGAGCGGACACCGTGATCGTCGACGGGGACCTCGCCCCCTCACAGCGACGTGCCCTGGAGGACGTGGTACAGGTCAAGGTCGTCGACCGCACCGCCCTCATCCTCGACATCTTCGCCCAGCACGCCAAGTCCCGCGAGGGCAAGGCACAGGTCGAGCTCGCCCAGCTGGAGTACCTGCTGCCGCGTCTGCGCGGATGGGGTGAGTCCATGTCCCGCCAGGCCGGTGGGCGCGTGGCCGGCGGTCAGGGCATCGGCTCGCGCGGACCCGGTGAGACCAAGATCGAGCTGGACCGTCGGCGTATCCGCGACCGTATGGCCAGGCTGCGTCGCGAGATCAAGGCCATGGCGCCCTCACGCGAGGTCAAGCGCGGCTCGCGCCGTCGTGGCCCCATCCCCTCGGTGGCGATCGCCGGCTACACCAACGCCGGCAAGTCCTCCCTCATGAACCGTCTCACTGACGCCGGCCTCATGGTCCAGGACGCTCTCTTCGCCACCCTGGACCCCACGGTCCGCAAGGCCGAGACCTCGGACGGGCGCCTGTACACGCTCACGGACACGGTCGGCTTCGTGCGCAACCTGCCGCACGAGCTCATCGAGGCCTTCCGCTCCACGCTGGAGGAGGTGGCGGGCGCGGACGTGCTCGTCCACGTCGTCGACGCCGCCCACCCGGACCCGCTCAGCCAGATCGCTGCCGTGCGCGCGGTGCTGGCGGAGATCCCGGGGGCGCTGGAGGTTCCTGAGCTCATCGTCCTCAACAAGGCGGACCTGGCCGACGCCGTGACGCTCGCGGCCCTGCGTACCCGCCTGCCCGAGGCGGTCATCGTCTCAGCGGCCACGGGCGAGGGGCTGGACGAGCTGCGTGGGCGCATTGAGCAGATGCTGCCGCGTCCCGACGTCCCGGTGGACCTGGTGATCCCCTACTCCCGCGGGGACCTGGTGGCCAAGGTGCACGCCGACGGCGAGATCGACGCCATCGAGTACATCGAGGTCGGCACGCGCCTGCGCGGGCGGGTGGACGCCCCGCTGGCGGCCGAGCTGCGTGGTGCCGCGGTGGCCGAGGGCGAGCCGGGAGCCGGGGCGACGGCTGAGCCCGACCCGGCCGATCCGGCTGCGGCTGGGCAGTAG